A single region of the Epinephelus moara isolate mb chromosome 14, YSFRI_EMoa_1.0, whole genome shotgun sequence genome encodes:
- the LOC126401203 gene encoding uncharacterized protein LOC126401203 produces the protein MEETCLLQLLCLTSLLSCTTNQAHLTVSPSSSQLFEDEFISLSCEDDSSAGWTLRRNTTRRKMSQCGAGWGRSAGSSCIISVTVPWDSGVYWCESREGATSKSINISVTGGSVILQSPVLPVMEGHDRPDVIAESSCVQSASVFELHLLVFITTYTDVSSIIHLHFLNISELSCPLYRVTGLGSSVTLCLLTPSCEALATPSGGLDPQVGNPCPR, from the exons ATGGAGGAAAcctgtctgctgcagctgctct GTCTGACCTCACTGCTGAGCTGCACAACAAACCAAG CTCATCTGACTGTGAGTCCCAGCAGCTCTCAGCTGTTTGAAGATGAGTTTATCTCTCTGAGCTGTGAGGACGACAGCTCTGCTGGATGGACTCTGAGGAGGAACACAACCAGACGGAAGATGTCTCAGTGCGGAGCTGGATGGGGAAGATCAGCTGGTTCGTCCTGTATCATCAGTGTGACAGTCCCATGGGACAGTGGAGTTTACTGGTGTGAGTCCAGAGAGGGAGCAACCAGTAAGAGCATCAACATCAGTGTCACTG GTGGATCAGTGATCCTGCAGAGTCCTGTCCTCCCTGTGATGGAGGGACATGAT AGACCAGATGTGATCGCAGAGTCCTCCTGTGTTCAGTCTGCTTCAGTGTTTGAGCTCCACCTGCTGGTGTTCATCACCACCTACACTGATGTTTCCTCCATCATTCACCTTCACTTCCTCAACATCAGTGAGCTCAGCTGTCCACTCTACAGAGTCACAGGTCTCGGGTCATCTGTCACACTGTGTCT GCTCACGCCCTCCTGTGAAGCTTTGGCGACCCCTAGTGGTGGTCTGGACCCCCAGGTCGGGAACCCGTGTCCCAGATGA
- the LOC126400685 gene encoding uncharacterized protein LOC126400685 yields MFKGDSVSLSCEEDDSSAGWTLRRNTSDETRAECGADWGKLAGSSCIISVAVSWDSGVYWCESREGATSKSINISVTGGSVILQSPVLPVMEGHDVTLHCKTKTSSNLPAAFYKDGSFIRTEPAGHMTIRHVTRSDEGLYKCDITGHGESPPSWLTVTGTPTTTAPPPTLTTPTSAAPPPDSDDLHLVFRVLLHLVVFCPYCISAFIMVSLYRQRPTGNDLPVSVVITPPTQAEEGLDDDYDDVITAVTTEHHF; encoded by the exons ATGTTTAAAGGAgactctgtctctctgagctGTGAGGAGGACGACAGCTCTGCTGGATGGACTCTGAGGAGGAACACAAGCGATGAAACCAGAGCAGAGTGTGGAGCTGACTGGGGAAAACTTGCTGGTTCTTCATGTATCATCAGTGTAGCAGTCTCATGGGACAGTGGAGTTTACTGGTGTGAGTCCAGAGAGGGAGCAACCAGTAAGAGCATCAACATCAGTGTCACTG GTGGATCAGTGATCCTGCAGAGTCCTGTCCTCCCTGTGATGGAGGGACATGATGTCACTCTGCACTGTAAAACAAAGACGTCCTCCAACCTCCCAGCTGCTTTCTATAAAGATGGCTCCTTCATCAGGACTGAgcctgcaggtcacatgaccatCCGCCATGTAACCAGGTCTGATGAAGGCCTCTACAAGTGTGACATCACAGGTCATGGAGAGTCTCCACCcagctggctcactgtcacag GTACACCTACAACCACAGCTCCACCTCCTACATTGACCACACCCACATCTGCAGCCCCGCCCCCTGACTCAGACGACCTCCACCTTGTGTTCAGAGTGCTCCTCCACCTGGTGGTGTTCTGTCCGTACTGCATCTCCGCTTTCATCATGGTGTCTTTATATCGACAACGGCCCACag GAAATGACCTGCCTGTCTCTGTGGTGATAACTCCGCCCACCCAGGCTGAGGAGGGATTGGACGATGACTacgatgatgtcatcactgctGTCACCACGGAGCATCACTTCTGA
- the LOC126400683 gene encoding Fc receptor-like protein 5 produces MEETSLLLLLCVTSLLSCTTNQASLTVSPSSSQLFKGQSVSLSCEEDDSSAGWTLRRNTTRDTRTECGADWGEPAGSVCNIGLILPWDSGVYWCESREGATSKSINISVTGGSVILQSPVLPVMEGHDVSLHCKTKTSSNLPAAFYEDGSFIRTEPAGHMTIRHVTRSDEGLYKCDITGHGESPPSWLTVTGRPTEAPPTSAAPPPDSDHLHLVVFCPYCISTFIMVSLYRQRPTGNDLLVSVVVTPPTQAEEGLDDDNDDVITAVTTEHHF; encoded by the exons ATGGAGGaaacctctctgctgctgctgctct GTGTGACCTCACTGCTGAGCTGCACAACAAACCAAG CCTCTCTGACTGTGAGTCCCAGCAGCTCTCAGCTGTTCAAAGgacagtctgtctctctgagcTGTGAGGAGGACGACAGCTCTGCTGGATGGACTCTGAGGAGGAACACAACCAGAGACACCAGAACTGAATGTGGAGCTGACTGGGGAGAACCTGCTGGTTCTGTCTGTAACATCGGCCTCATCCTCCCATGGGACAGTGGAGTTTACTGGTGTGAGTCCAGAGAGGGAGCAACCAGTAAGAGCATCAACATCAGTGTCACTG GTGGATCAGTGATCCTGCAGAGTCCTGTCCTCCCTGTGATGGAGGGACATGATGTCAGTCTGCACTGTAAAACAAAGACGTCCTCCAACCTCCCAGCTGCTTTCTATGAAGATGGCTCCTTCATCAGGACTGAgcctgcaggtcacatgaccatCCGCCATGTAACCAGGTCTGATGAAGGCCTCTACAAGTGTGACATCACAGGTCATGGAGAGTCTCCACCcagctggctcactgtcacag GTAGACCAACTGAGGCCCCGCCCACATCTGCAGCCCCGCCCCCTGACTCAGACCACCTCCACCTGGTGGTGTTCTGTCCGTACTGCATCTCCACTTTCATCATGGTGTCTTTATATCGACAACGACCCACag GAAATGACCTGCTCGTCTCCGTAGTGGTAACCCCGCCTACCCAGGCTGAGGAGGGACTggatgatgacaatgatgatgtcatcactgctGTCACCACGGAGCATCACTTCTGA